The genomic window TTCCCTCTTTACAATCATTTTTCTACTAAACTAATATCATGGGAGAAAATATTGAGAATCAAGCGTGCTTCATGGTAAGGATGGAAGAGAAAATGACGCCGGCTGGAAAAACGAATTTCCTAACCCTAAAGTTCATGGATAAGAATCTATTCATTTTCTGTAAAGCGCCAGCAGCAGTAGGCATCGTCCGGATGTTTGTCGGGCGGACAGAAAATGCATTCTGTTGCTATTTCTTCATCGATAGCCTTCGCGAACTGAGAGTATTCTACGAACCCTATCGATTTGCAGTGGAAATCCGGTAATCGTTTTCTCTTTCTCGCTTCCTGGACGCGGCAGGTCTTCATGGTGAGGATGAGGCTTCCCTCGTCGGGCCTCTCCACGCTCTGCTCGTTCAGGTGAGCATAGAGCCGGAATGAGAATGCTCTCTGCAAAGCATCGATCCCCCCGCCTGGCTTCATATCGAGAAAATCCATGATGCGCTTGGCTTCGAGCACGGTGAATCTTTCCCAGGCCTTCATGTCCATCTCCATCGCTGCTTTGATGCCGTATTTCTTTTCAACTGCGAGAAACCAGAGACCGTCATGCGCGAGCCATCGCTTCGCCAGATCCCGAACATACTCCAGCAGCTGTTCCCTATTGAAATTGTCAGGAGTGTGGATCTCTTTTCTCATGCTCCCCTCTCTCATCAATTATGCTTATTTCTTGGTTTATCTTTCTGCCATCATATTTGCCGCACAGGGCTTTTTCCTCTTCAGACCACACATGATAGCAGGACTTTGTGAAAAAATTCATATTGATTTGAGTACACGATATATTCTATAATTTGTAAAATTATGACGTGAATCTGTCTCACCATAAGAATATTTCATAAGTGATTGTCATTAACATGTACACACTATAAAAAAGGAGGACATGCATGAAAAGAAAATTTTTAATCTTCCTTTTCCTGCTGTGCATTCCCATGGCTGTACTCGCCGATAAAGAGACATGCGGCGAGTGTCATGAAGAGATCTTCAAGTCATCAGCGACAGCCATGCATGCACGGACGGGAAACGTCAC from Acidobacteriota bacterium includes these protein-coding regions:
- a CDS encoding DUF6125 family protein; protein product: MRKEIHTPDNFNREQLLEYVRDLAKRWLAHDGLWFLAVEKKYGIKAAMEMDMKAWERFTVLEAKRIMDFLDMKPGGGIDALQRAFSFRLYAHLNEQSVERPDEGSLILTMKTCRVQEARKRKRLPDFHCKSIGFVEYSQFAKAIDEEIATECIFCPPDKHPDDAYCCWRFTENE